The following is a genomic window from Bacteroidia bacterium.
ACAGAGGCAGCACTCAATTGCGAACTGCTGGTGTCGAACGTGAATGATCAGCATGGGCCGTGTCAAATAATCACCACATCGCCAAGAAAGTGATTAAAGGACACGCCGTGCACAGCAATATTTCCAACAAATACCCTGGCTTTGTGCTTCATTACATATTGCATGCAGGTACCATCATCGAACCTGTATTTGGAGGAATCTTTGATTTTGTACCTGCACAGCGGTTGCCGTGATGACGATCATTGAGTGCCTCGTGTTTGAAGAATCCCTGCCGATCAGCAACAGGCGTGATGGATCATTGGGCAACCCTGAAGGTTTTCGGCATCGCCGATAAAACTGGGAATACCGGTGTGCATTTGCTATACTTCGTCCGATGCTTCATCGAGACGGATTTTCCATGGATCAGTATATCATCACGCTCGCTGCCCGAAACAGGGGTTTTCACCTCGTGACCGAGGAATTACTTTCTCAACTTCCCGTGTTGAGCGAGTATACCGTGGGACTGGCCCATTTTCATATCCTTCACACCTCCGCGTCATTGTCGGTAAATGAAAATGCAGACCCCACGGTCCGTTCTGATATGGAGCGCTGGTATAGCACCGCCGTGCCGGACGGAGCGACAGATTTCAGACACAGGCTGGAAGGTGATGACGACATGCCCGCGCATATCAAGGCATCGCTCATCGGCAGTAGCCTTCTGCTGCCAGTACGTGCGGGCCGCCTGTTGCTGGGTACCTGGCAGGGCATCTATCTTGGTGAGCACAGGAATGCCGGTGGTCCCCGCCGCGTTGCGGTGACGCTCACGGGCGACAAGAGGTGACGCGTCTCAGTTAGCGGAATACGCACCGACGAGTGCCTTTTCCTACATTTCATGCGGTGCTGTCAGCCGCGCGCGCAATGCGGACACCGCACGATTTTCTGATATCGCACCGCCGCCGCAATTCCATTCCGCAGTGCTCGATGATGACAGAGCGCCGCCGGGAGCGGCAACTACCCACCACAGCAGCATTCAGCACCGGAGAACCCGTATGCGCCTTATTCTTACCCAACCCCAACTGAAGGCTTTCGATAATGCGTTCAATCGTGATGCTGTGTATCGTGCGCTCGATGAAGCGCATGACGGTTTTATGAAGGATGACATTATCCTCCTTCCTGAGCATATCTTCTTCACCAATGACGCCGAAGAGTACTTGCACGAGATTCGAAACATCGCCGCGCAGACCGGCAGCACGGTAGTCGGTGGATCATTTCACGAAATCAATGACTCCTTTCGCCGCAACACAGGTGCCGTGATCGCGGCGGATGGCAGCATCCTGTGCAATTACGATAAACTTCGTCCGTATGCGGACGAGCGAAACCGTGTCGAGCCAGGAGAGCGCCTCGGACAGTGCGTCATTGGCGGAAGACGCGTGCTTGTGCTTATCTGCGCGGATTTCTGGTTCAGCGATCTGTACGGGAAGGTGAAGGAACTACCGGAATTGGTCCTTGTGCCGGCACTGTCGATTACGCGTAAACCATCACCCGACTATTCCCGGGAGATGTGGCGGCACCTGGCTGTGAGCCGCGCATACGAGTTCGGCGTGTATGTCGGTATCAGCGACTGGGGTGAGGATTCGCTGCTGCCTGTGCATCGCTGCAGCGGCGTGGGTGGCTTCGCGAATGCGGCGTCAGATGATGTACAAGCGTTTTTTACTGCCGTCGGACAAGACCGCCTGCAAGCAATCACCCTCGATTTCGATCAACTGGATGCATTCCGCAGCGACCGCGAAGCCCGGGGATTTTTCCGGAAAGGCAATTCAGGGCAGTAGCAGTAGAGGACGGGCATGACGATGCAGAAGTCCTCCACGCCGATATTCAGCGATGATGGTATAGACTCCAGCCGGGAGACCAGTCCAACGGAGAGGCAGTGTAACTGCGTAACGGGATTCCCCATTCCCGGGCATTTCACCCGCGTCCCTGTGCAAGACAAGTACTTCTCGACCTAGCAGGTCTACAGCACGAAGTGTAATCTCACCCTGCGGGACAGAAGGCAAACGGAGCAACACATGCACGTCCTGCCCTGTGGTGGCCGGATTGGGATACAAGGAAGCAAACGCGAAGTCGTTCGGCATCTCGAAACCGGGCACGGACAATGGCACGGCGGGACCGTACACACGCAGAATGTCGGGCGAGCTTGGCGCATCGGATGTTATGATGACGTCCGCACGCTTTGCGCCTGCGCTTTGGGGATGAAAACGCAAAGTAAACGGCAGTGCGCCGCCGCCGGGAACGTACAGAGGCAACTGCGCCTGAAGGGAGAAATCATCGGGATTCTCTCCGCTCAGCCGTATATCGTACACTTCGAGTTCCACCCCTGTTGTGTTACGGATCTGTATTACCGCTTCGCGTGATTTCGTTGCTTCCGTCGTATCGAAATACTGTGTGATCGGATGCGTCAACAGCACGGGTGTAGCAGCAATCCCGGAAATGCGGACATTGCGCGGCAGCGTATCGGCATTGTGGTAGATCTTCAGCGTCGTTTCTTTCGGTCCGGCGGAATCCGGAGAGAAACGCAGTCGGAGCGATGCCGTGCCGTTCTCGGGCACTGCGATAGGGTAGGGAGGATTGGCGCCGAGGGAGAATAAAAGGCTGTCTCGTCCGCTGAACTCGAGACGATGGATGTACAGTGTGCCCGAACCTTTGTTCGTGAGGAAGTCTTTCAGTTCCTCCTCGCGTGATTTACCAGGTTTTGTCACCGTCATCTGATACACCGAGGGTGTTTCTAATGTCGGATTCGTTCCATAGCCGATCAGCGGGATGATCGCGGGATCCTCCGGAGCGTTGCTGCTGATGCGCAGCTCGGATATTCTGCGGCCGACACCGCCGGGTTTGAACGATACGACAAGCTGCACGGATGAGTCCGGAGGCAGGGTGTACGGTAGCGGTATGGTCGGTAACCAGACGAAATCCGCGGGGTGGGTGGTCGCGGGATCGCTTGCCCTGCGTACGTTGGTGATAACAAGAGGGAGTGCACCATTGTTGCGCAACGTTATTGTATCGTATTCAATCATCCCCGTTTTGAACATCGCGAAGTTCACGGAGTCGGGACGGTGAAGATTCGGGGCCCATGCGACGCGCTGCGCGTAAATGTCCGCCTGGCCGTCCAGGATCCTTCCGTCATACCACACGATGATGGCGGTGCCTAGTGTCGATGCGACTATCTGTGGCGTGAGCTGGTTATTATCGTGTCTGTGAAGCAGAACGCCGGAGTGCGTGTTCCACTCGTTGTAATTGGTCGTCCCCTGAGCCGAGACGCGGTTCATGTACAGATCGTAGTCGAAGGTATTCCGCTTGTCCTGCCACACGACGAGACCACCACCGTATCCGTCGTTGATCATCTGCGGACGTTCCTGAGTGCCGGCGGCGTCACAGACGGCGTTGCCGAAATCCCCGATGATGCTGCCGTCGACATTGATGC
Proteins encoded in this region:
- a CDS encoding secondary thiamine-phosphate synthase enzyme YjbQ, giving the protein MDQYIITLAARNRGFHLVTEELLSQLPVLSEYTVGLAHFHILHTSASLSVNENADPTVRSDMERWYSTAVPDGATDFRHRLEGDDDMPAHIKASLIGSSLLLPVRAGRLLLGTWQGIYLGEHRNAGGPRRVAVTLTGDKR
- a CDS encoding carbon-nitrogen hydrolase family protein; the protein is MRLILTQPQLKAFDNAFNRDAVYRALDEAHDGFMKDDIILLPEHIFFTNDAEEYLHEIRNIAAQTGSTVVGGSFHEINDSFRRNTGAVIAADGSILCNYDKLRPYADERNRVEPGERLGQCVIGGRRVLVLICADFWFSDLYGKVKELPELVLVPALSITRKPSPDYSREMWRHLAVSRAYEFGVYVGISDWGEDSLLPVHRCSGVGGFANAASDDVQAFFTAVGQDRLQAITLDFDQLDAFRSDREARGFFRKGNSGQ
- a CDS encoding choice-of-anchor D domain-containing protein, translating into MTQTSLSAKHFLLAGLWLACTAASYSQTLLWDSTGVPVCTAEGWQRAPRIGTDGQGGAIIAWEDLRQGSQAAIYAAKILPNGSLPWNPDGVVISPPAAGQRLAGLLPDGSGGAFLAWWNDAAGNSDVYAQRIGANGAALWSGGPLRVCNAPGNQQWVEMTADGEGGIIIAWHDKRGQDLDIYAQRVGASGNFLWQQNGVVISTAAGDQSYPQLASNRHGGAYIAWMDRRNEDDIYMQHVGADGTLRWTADLPVCTEPNRQIAPKVGQFGNDRVVVFWQDFRLGLSTSALYLQIFDEDGNKTYLEDYQVAQSEQTQSGMALSDDGKGGSLAVWADFRKSNADGDIYMRRINVDGSIIGDFGNAVCDAAGTQERPQMINDGYGGGLVVWQDKRNTFDYDLYMNRVSAQGTTNYNEWNTHSGVLLHRHDNNQLTPQIVASTLGTAIIVWYDGRILDGQADIYAQRVAWAPNLHRPDSVNFAMFKTGMIEYDTITLRNNGALPLVITNVRRASDPATTHPADFVWLPTIPLPYTLPPDSSVQLVVSFKPGGVGRRISELRISSNAPEDPAIIPLIGYGTNPTLETPSVYQMTVTKPGKSREEELKDFLTNKGSGTLYIHRLEFSGRDSLLFSLGANPPYPIAVPENGTASLRLRFSPDSAGPKETTLKIYHNADTLPRNVRISGIAATPVLLTHPITQYFDTTEATKSREAVIQIRNTTGVELEVYDIRLSGENPDDFSLQAQLPLYVPGGGALPFTLRFHPQSAGAKRADVIITSDAPSSPDILRVYGPAVPLSVPGFEMPNDFAFASLYPNPATTGQDVHVLLRLPSVPQGEITLRAVDLLGREVLVLHRDAGEMPGNGESRYAVTLPLRWTGLPAGVYTIIAEYRRGGLLHRHARPLLLLP